A single window of Pyxidicoccus xibeiensis DNA harbors:
- a CDS encoding chemotaxis protein CheA: MHIFVEEADGLLRCLEQGFLALEAYPSARDVLPGMLRAAHTLKGSSASLGLERLPAFTHSLEESLEALRDGRLVADAALVSGLLRAVDGLRHMARNTRLGEPEETGDMERILAELDLLRGRTGLPPAGPASEPLPHPHAGDDAPVPAAAVRVEEERLDRLLDVTGELSLGHGRLMEHVRGGASRETLLSGLEDLGQRLRSLEAAVLQARLVPVESVLQDPQRTVRDAAEACGKRVRLRIDATGADVDTRVIRPLRSALVHLLRNAVDHGIEAPQTRAERGKPAEGTLTLSAGHQRGFLVVTLSDDGGGLDRGRILARARERGLVAPDARPSDEELDALIFAPGFSTAEAVTALSGRGVGLDAVRQEVESVRGALSVSSQEGQGTTFTLRLPLHLAIVPGFAVSVGAAAYLVPLEAVEECGPLPPGITRAEAARGVVDLGARVVPFLRLRAAFPSGGMPSHREEFVVVRTDAGRVALVVDALLGERHVVLKPLGPLLRRQPGLAGASVLPDGRLALLLDLPSLLRSSLSIPSSSAVPAPRGTR, from the coding sequence GTGCACATTTTCGTCGAGGAAGCCGACGGACTGCTCCGGTGCCTGGAGCAGGGCTTCCTGGCCCTGGAGGCCTATCCCAGTGCTCGGGACGTGCTCCCGGGCATGCTGCGCGCGGCGCACACGCTCAAGGGCAGCTCGGCATCGCTCGGCCTGGAGCGGCTGCCCGCCTTCACCCACTCGCTCGAGGAGTCCCTGGAGGCGCTGAGGGATGGGCGCCTCGTGGCGGACGCCGCGCTCGTCTCCGGCCTGCTGCGCGCGGTGGATGGGCTTCGTCACATGGCGCGCAACACCCGCCTCGGAGAACCGGAGGAGACGGGGGACATGGAGCGCATCCTCGCGGAGCTCGACCTGCTCCGGGGGCGCACGGGCCTTCCCCCTGCCGGCCCTGCCTCGGAGCCGCTGCCCCACCCGCACGCCGGGGACGATGCGCCCGTGCCCGCCGCCGCGGTCCGCGTGGAGGAGGAGCGGCTGGACCGGCTGCTGGACGTGACGGGCGAGCTGAGCCTCGGCCACGGGCGGCTGATGGAGCACGTGCGCGGCGGCGCCTCTCGCGAGACGCTCCTGTCGGGGCTGGAGGACCTGGGGCAGCGGCTGCGCAGCCTGGAAGCCGCGGTGCTCCAGGCGCGGCTGGTGCCCGTCGAGTCCGTGCTGCAGGACCCGCAGCGCACGGTGCGGGACGCGGCGGAGGCGTGCGGCAAGCGCGTGCGGCTGCGCATCGACGCCACCGGGGCGGACGTGGACACCCGCGTCATCCGCCCGCTGCGCTCGGCCCTGGTGCACCTGCTTCGCAACGCCGTGGACCATGGCATCGAGGCGCCGCAGACGCGCGCCGAGCGCGGCAAGCCCGCCGAGGGGACGCTCACGCTGAGCGCCGGACACCAGCGGGGCTTCCTGGTGGTGACGCTCTCCGACGATGGCGGCGGGCTGGACCGGGGCCGCATCCTCGCGCGCGCCCGCGAGCGCGGCCTGGTGGCCCCGGACGCGCGGCCCTCCGACGAGGAGCTGGACGCGCTCATCTTCGCCCCGGGCTTCTCCACGGCCGAGGCCGTCACGGCCCTCTCCGGCCGCGGCGTGGGCCTGGACGCCGTCCGCCAGGAGGTGGAGTCCGTGCGCGGCGCGCTGAGCGTCAGCAGCCAGGAAGGCCAGGGCACCACCTTCACGCTGCGGCTGCCGCTCCACCTGGCCATCGTCCCGGGCTTCGCCGTGAGCGTCGGCGCAGCCGCCTACCTGGTGCCGCTGGAGGCCGTGGAGGAGTGCGGCCCGCTGCCTCCCGGAATCACGCGGGCGGAGGCGGCGCGCGGAGTCGTCGACCTGGGCGCGCGGGTGGTGCCCTTCCTGCGCCTGCGCGCGGCCTTCCCGTCCGGCGGCATGCCGTCCCACCGCGAGGAGTTCGTGGTGGTGCGCACGGACGCCGGCCGCGTCGCGCTCGTCGTGGATGCCCTGCTCGGTGAGCGCCACGTCGTCCTCAAGCCCCTGGGCCCCCTGCTCCGGCGCCAGCCGGGCCTGGCCGGTGCGTCCGTCCTTCCGGATGGAAGGCTCGCGCTGCTGCTGGACCTTCCCTCCCTCCTGCGCTCCTCCCTCTCCATCCCCTCTTCATCCGCGGTGCCCGCCCCCCGAGGCACCCGGTGA
- the gpmI gene encoding 2,3-bisphosphoglycerate-independent phosphoglycerate mutase: protein MTPAHKVLLCILDGWGIRQERDNNAILLAGTPQLDKLASPYPFTELQTAGLAVGLPEGQMGNSEVGHTNIGAGRIVYQDLVRINRAAESGELGQNPVLRAAMDGVKADGKALHLLGLVSPGGVHSSMDHLYALLRAARERGVPHVYVHAFLDGRDTPPQSALGYVEELERFLHETHAGRIATVSGRYYAMDRDKRWDRVHLAYEALVFGRGPKAPDALSAIRASYAEKVTDEFVKPTVLASGDGTPVGRIQDGDTVLFFNFRADRARELTKALAYPDFKEFDRGGLRLGRYVCMTQYDETFDLPVAFAPDQPQDIFPELLSRQGLRQLRTAETEKYAHVTFFFNGGREVVYPGEDRHLVPSPRDVKTYDLKPEMAAREVTAELVKRLDSGTYDFALVNFANPDMVGHSGRLDAAMQAVKVVDECLGVLGKACERNGWVLAISADHGNCEQMVDLVTGEPHTAHTLNPVPFHLIHPDFRGQKLRPGILADIAPTLCKVMGLPTSKEMNRQGLLP, encoded by the coding sequence ATGACTCCCGCGCACAAGGTCCTGCTCTGCATCCTGGATGGCTGGGGAATCCGTCAGGAGCGAGACAACAACGCCATCCTCCTGGCCGGCACCCCGCAGCTCGACAAGCTGGCGAGCCCCTACCCCTTCACCGAGCTGCAGACCGCCGGCCTGGCGGTGGGCCTGCCCGAGGGGCAGATGGGCAACTCCGAGGTGGGCCACACCAACATCGGCGCGGGCCGAATCGTCTACCAGGACCTGGTGCGCATCAACCGCGCCGCCGAGTCCGGTGAGCTGGGGCAGAACCCCGTGCTGCGCGCGGCCATGGACGGCGTGAAGGCGGACGGCAAGGCGCTGCACCTGCTGGGGCTCGTGTCGCCCGGCGGCGTGCACTCGTCCATGGACCACCTGTACGCGCTCCTGCGCGCCGCGCGCGAGCGGGGCGTGCCCCACGTCTACGTGCACGCCTTCCTGGACGGGCGCGACACGCCGCCGCAGAGCGCGCTGGGCTACGTGGAGGAGCTGGAGCGCTTCCTCCACGAGACGCACGCCGGCCGCATCGCCACGGTGAGCGGGCGCTACTACGCCATGGACCGCGACAAGCGGTGGGACCGCGTGCACCTGGCCTACGAGGCCCTGGTGTTCGGCCGCGGGCCCAAGGCGCCGGACGCGCTGAGCGCCATCCGCGCGTCCTACGCGGAGAAGGTGACGGACGAGTTCGTGAAGCCCACGGTGCTGGCCAGCGGAGACGGCACGCCGGTGGGCCGCATCCAGGACGGCGACACCGTCCTCTTCTTCAACTTCCGCGCAGACCGGGCCCGCGAGCTGACCAAGGCGCTGGCGTACCCGGACTTCAAGGAGTTCGACCGGGGCGGGCTGCGGCTGGGGCGGTACGTGTGCATGACCCAGTACGACGAGACCTTCGATTTGCCGGTGGCCTTCGCGCCGGACCAGCCGCAGGACATCTTCCCGGAGCTGCTGTCGCGGCAGGGGCTGCGCCAGCTGCGCACGGCGGAGACGGAGAAGTACGCGCACGTGACGTTCTTCTTCAACGGCGGCCGCGAGGTGGTCTACCCGGGCGAGGACCGGCACCTGGTGCCCAGCCCGCGCGACGTGAAGACGTACGACTTGAAGCCGGAGATGGCCGCGCGCGAGGTGACGGCGGAGCTGGTGAAGCGCCTCGACTCCGGGACGTACGACTTCGCGCTGGTGAACTTCGCCAACCCGGACATGGTGGGCCACAGCGGCCGGCTGGACGCGGCGATGCAGGCGGTGAAGGTGGTGGACGAGTGCCTGGGCGTGCTCGGCAAGGCGTGTGAGCGCAACGGGTGGGTGCTGGCCATCTCCGCCGACCACGGCAACTGCGAGCAGATGGTGGACCTGGTGACGGGTGAGCCACACACCGCGCACACCCTCAACCCGGTGCCCTTCCACCTCATCCACCCGGACTTCCGCGGGCAGAAGCTGCGCCCCGGCATCCTCGCGGACATCGCCCCCACGCTGTGCAAGGTGATGGGGCTGCCGACCTCGAAGGAGATGAACCGGCAGGGCCTGCTGCCGTGA
- a CDS encoding CheR family methyltransferase codes for MLRNIRIGPRPTELGTFDLVLCRNVLIYFDAVSTQRVVRGLEQHLAADGLLLLGHVEGMHGARGALRAVHPSTYARRPAPPARRP; via the coding sequence ATGCTCAGGAACATCCGAATCGGCCCCCGACCGACGGAGCTGGGGACGTTCGACCTGGTGCTGTGCCGCAACGTGCTCATCTACTTCGACGCCGTGTCCACCCAGCGCGTGGTGCGCGGGCTGGAGCAGCACCTGGCCGCGGACGGCCTGCTGCTGCTGGGCCACGTGGAGGGCATGCACGGCGCGCGCGGCGCGCTGCGTGCCGTCCACCCATCCACCTATGCCCGGCGTCCCGCGCCGCCCGCGCGCCGTCCATGA
- a CDS encoding M1 family metallopeptidase, translated as MRWSPLLALAFLALRCAHAPEPAAPAPAPAPVASAPEWPEPQPPALRLPDTVRPVLYTLDLKLIPAEPTFSGTVAIDVDVTEPVRQVWLHGQDLDVTQARVETGSRTLEARTATASEGRLGLLLPEPLAPGRARIHLTFTGRVDRERSRGIYGQEEGGEHYLYTFFEPVDARRAFPCFDEPAFKVPWKLSFTVKAGHVALANHPIVSREPLPDGLERVSFAQSVPMPSYLVAFVVGPFDVVDAGKAGRNAVPLRFIVPKGRGPETAYAASVTPRIVTQLEDYFDQPYPYEKLDVAVVPRYWGTMEHPGIVALGQPLTLIRPGEETLARRKSYVTIANHELGHYWFGNIVTCRWWDDIWLNESLTSWLDRKTVDSFDPSWGFGLEATMNSASFALDTDALAAALPVRKPADTHDDVLGAFDNGTTYAKGSAIIHMFEAWLGEQRMRDLLRVHVRKHAWGVATSDDFATTLSEAAGPEVATAFRSFIDQPGAPRITAELQCAPGTPAKLKLSQERFLPVGSTAGSAQKWSVPVCVRAGSGTSAVRSCTLLTEATGELDLPMRQCPRWLLLNAGGTGYYRAGYTREQLAQVLAAPPSALTPAERLALLADVEAAVRRGDLPLGEALRLVTSTATDKHRLVVQRGARLLQLVNEDGLSAADRARYRTWVGQVYGPRARQLGWEPKPGDSDEVKQTRARLLELATMRGEDPTLVREGNRLARAWLKDRKSVDPEAASLALVVAARNGDRTLFDTLVAEARKTQDRNERARMLSTLAAFRDPALVREGLALVTGTEFDIRDTRPLVIGAFSTPETRELAWAFYKENFDALAGRLRSDELGWFIGLTGNLCGAEHAREVEAFLGPRVTRLEGAPRALARAQESIRLCAESDRLHRKSVETFVRSPPTVPAPPRTR; from the coding sequence ATGCGCTGGTCCCCCCTCCTCGCCCTCGCGTTCCTCGCCCTCCGCTGTGCCCACGCGCCCGAGCCGGCGGCACCCGCCCCCGCTCCAGCCCCCGTGGCCTCCGCGCCTGAATGGCCCGAGCCCCAGCCTCCCGCGCTGCGGCTGCCCGACACGGTGCGCCCCGTCCTCTACACGCTGGACCTCAAGCTCATCCCCGCCGAGCCCACCTTCTCGGGCACCGTCGCCATCGACGTGGACGTCACCGAGCCCGTGCGGCAGGTGTGGCTGCACGGCCAGGACCTCGACGTCACGCAGGCCCGGGTGGAGACCGGCTCGCGCACGCTGGAGGCCCGCACCGCCACCGCGAGCGAGGGGCGCCTGGGCCTGCTGCTCCCCGAGCCGCTCGCGCCGGGCAGGGCCCGCATCCACCTGACCTTCACGGGCCGCGTGGACCGCGAGCGCAGCCGGGGCATCTACGGCCAGGAAGAAGGCGGCGAGCACTACCTCTACACCTTCTTCGAGCCGGTGGACGCGCGCCGAGCCTTCCCCTGCTTCGACGAGCCGGCCTTCAAGGTGCCCTGGAAGCTGAGCTTCACCGTGAAGGCCGGGCACGTGGCGCTCGCCAACCACCCCATCGTCTCCCGCGAGCCGCTGCCGGACGGCCTCGAGCGTGTGTCCTTCGCGCAGAGCGTCCCCATGCCCAGCTACCTCGTGGCCTTCGTGGTGGGCCCCTTCGACGTGGTGGACGCGGGCAAGGCCGGACGCAACGCCGTGCCGCTGCGCTTCATCGTCCCGAAGGGGCGCGGCCCGGAGACGGCGTACGCGGCCAGCGTCACCCCGCGCATCGTCACGCAGTTGGAGGACTACTTCGACCAGCCCTACCCGTACGAGAAGCTCGACGTCGCGGTGGTGCCCCGCTACTGGGGCACCATGGAGCACCCGGGCATCGTGGCGCTCGGGCAGCCCCTCACGCTCATCCGCCCCGGCGAGGAGACGCTGGCGCGGCGCAAGTCGTACGTCACCATCGCCAACCACGAGCTGGGCCACTACTGGTTCGGCAACATCGTCACCTGCCGCTGGTGGGACGACATCTGGCTCAACGAGTCGCTCACCTCGTGGCTGGACCGCAAGACGGTGGACAGCTTCGACCCGAGCTGGGGCTTCGGGCTGGAAGCGACCATGAACTCGGCGTCATTCGCGCTCGACACGGATGCGCTCGCGGCGGCCCTGCCCGTGCGCAAGCCGGCCGATACGCATGACGACGTGCTCGGCGCCTTCGACAACGGCACCACCTACGCGAAGGGCTCGGCCATCATCCACATGTTCGAGGCGTGGCTGGGCGAGCAGCGCATGCGCGACCTGCTGCGCGTCCACGTCCGGAAGCACGCGTGGGGCGTGGCGACGTCGGACGACTTCGCCACTACGCTCTCCGAGGCCGCGGGCCCGGAGGTGGCCACCGCGTTCCGCAGCTTCATCGACCAGCCGGGCGCCCCGCGCATCACCGCCGAGCTCCAGTGCGCGCCCGGCACGCCCGCGAAGCTGAAGCTCTCCCAGGAGCGCTTCCTGCCAGTCGGCTCCACCGCCGGTTCCGCCCAGAAGTGGTCGGTGCCCGTCTGCGTGCGCGCGGGGAGCGGCACGAGCGCCGTGCGCAGCTGCACGCTGCTCACCGAGGCCACGGGCGAGCTGGACCTGCCCATGCGCCAGTGCCCCCGCTGGCTCCTGCTCAACGCGGGCGGCACGGGCTACTACCGCGCCGGCTACACGCGCGAGCAGCTGGCCCAGGTGCTGGCCGCGCCCCCGAGCGCGTTGACGCCAGCGGAGCGGCTGGCGCTGCTGGCGGACGTGGAGGCGGCGGTGCGCCGTGGGGACCTGCCGCTCGGCGAGGCCCTGCGGCTGGTCACCTCCACCGCCACGGACAAGCACCGCCTCGTCGTGCAGCGTGGCGCGCGGCTCCTCCAGCTCGTCAACGAAGACGGCCTGTCCGCGGCCGACCGGGCGCGCTACCGGACCTGGGTGGGCCAGGTGTACGGCCCCAGGGCGCGGCAGCTCGGCTGGGAGCCGAAGCCGGGTGACAGCGACGAGGTGAAGCAGACGCGCGCGCGGCTGTTGGAGCTGGCGACGATGCGCGGCGAGGACCCGACCCTGGTGCGCGAGGGGAACCGGCTCGCCCGGGCGTGGCTGAAGGACCGCAAGTCCGTCGACCCGGAGGCCGCGTCGCTGGCGCTCGTCGTGGCGGCGCGCAACGGGGACCGGACCCTCTTCGACACCCTGGTGGCCGAGGCGCGCAAGACGCAGGACCGGAACGAGCGCGCCCGCATGCTGTCCACGCTCGCGGCGTTCCGGGACCCGGCGCTCGTGCGCGAGGGGCTGGCGCTCGTCACGGGCACGGAGTTCGACATCCGCGACACGCGGCCCCTCGTCATCGGGGCCTTCAGCACGCCGGAGACGCGCGAGCTGGCGTGGGCCTTCTACAAGGAGAACTTCGACGCGCTCGCCGGCCGGCTGCGCTCGGACGAGCTGGGCTGGTTCATCGGACTGACGGGCAACCTCTGCGGCGCGGAGCACGCCCGGGAGGTGGAGGCCTTCCTGGGGCCGCGCGTCACGCGCCTGGAAGGGGCGCCCCGCGCGCTCGCCCGCGCCCAGGAGTCCATCCGCCTGTGCGCCGAGTCGGACCGCCTCCACCGCAAGAGCGTGGAGACCTTCGTGCGCTCACCGCCCACCGTGCCCGCGCCGCCCCGGACGCGCTGA
- a CDS encoding RNA ligase RtcB family protein codes for MSTAASNLAPPSAPPAHVRVIASPQSWVEGEAVRQLEAMARLPGMRLAVGLPDLHPGKGAPVGAAFTSEGILYPYLVGNDIGCGMGLWDVDLLARKAKPERWAGKLDLEGPWSGDAEGFLGEHGVKASGFEAALGTVGGGNHFAEVQRVDAVHDAEAFAALGLGADRLLLLVHSGSRGLGEAILRAHVDRHAAGGLVDDSAEARAYLTRHDHAVEWARANRALVARRMLDGIGALGRRVLDVSHNSVTPRKEDGRTQWLHRKGAAPSDEGPVVIPGSRGALSYLVTPVGDGAGSAHSLAHGAGRKWTRTAARERIRERFTAESLTRTSFKSHVVCENKDLLFEEAPQAYKPIDRVVTDLVEAGLVRVVATLAPVLTYKTRSRAE; via the coding sequence ATGAGTACCGCTGCCTCCAACCTCGCTCCTCCCTCCGCGCCTCCGGCGCACGTGCGCGTCATCGCCTCGCCCCAGTCCTGGGTGGAGGGTGAGGCCGTACGCCAGCTGGAAGCCATGGCGCGCCTGCCCGGAATGCGCCTGGCGGTAGGGCTGCCGGACCTGCACCCCGGCAAGGGCGCTCCGGTGGGCGCCGCCTTCACCTCCGAGGGCATCCTGTATCCCTATCTCGTCGGCAACGACATCGGCTGTGGGATGGGGCTGTGGGACGTGGACCTCCTGGCCCGGAAGGCGAAACCGGAGCGCTGGGCGGGGAAGCTGGACCTGGAGGGGCCGTGGAGCGGGGACGCGGAGGGCTTCCTGGGGGAGCACGGCGTGAAGGCCTCGGGCTTCGAGGCGGCGCTGGGCACGGTGGGCGGCGGCAACCACTTCGCGGAGGTGCAGCGGGTGGACGCGGTGCACGACGCGGAGGCCTTCGCGGCGCTGGGGCTCGGGGCGGACCGGCTGCTGCTCCTGGTGCACTCCGGCTCGCGGGGCCTGGGCGAGGCGATTCTCCGGGCCCACGTGGACCGGCACGCGGCGGGCGGGCTGGTGGACGACTCGGCGGAGGCGCGGGCGTACCTCACGCGTCATGACCACGCCGTGGAGTGGGCCCGGGCCAACCGGGCGCTGGTGGCGCGGCGGATGCTGGACGGCATCGGCGCGCTGGGGCGGCGGGTGCTGGACGTGAGCCACAACAGCGTCACCCCGCGCAAGGAAGACGGGCGCACGCAGTGGCTGCACCGCAAGGGTGCGGCGCCCTCGGACGAGGGCCCGGTGGTGATTCCCGGCAGTCGCGGCGCGCTGAGCTACCTGGTGACGCCGGTGGGAGACGGCGCGGGCAGCGCGCACAGTCTGGCGCACGGCGCCGGCCGCAAGTGGACGCGCACCGCCGCCCGGGAGCGCATCCGCGAGCGCTTCACCGCGGAGTCCCTCACGCGCACCTCCTTCAAGAGCCACGTGGTGTGTGAGAACAAGGACCTCCTCTTCGAGGAGGCACCACAGGCGTACAAGCCCATCGACCGCGTGGTGACGGACCTGGTGGAAGCGGGCCTGGTGCGCGTGGTGGCCACGCTGGCCCCCGTGCTGACGTACAAGACGCGCTCCAGGGCGGAGTAG
- a CDS encoding GNAT family N-acetyltransferase, producing the protein MMKSFVEPGSPLVSSAMEDNQVDHMTYLARRLPGATVRDEPGLLLVDCGLPTDTFNVVCRTRLRPQDADARITAAVAHFRAKAFPFAWWVGPGAAPEDLDARLTAHGLVRAEEEQGMAMDLSRLPAPTLPPGVSVRRVSTERELADFARVVASNWEPLDPHVLDFYVRTARASLAHDSPVRFFLGLLDGEPVATSECHLSHGVAGLYSVSTLKAFRRRGLGAALTLAPLLDAREAGYRTATLQASAEGQPVYARLGFEPRGVFRVYQPTGPRT; encoded by the coding sequence ATGATGAAGAGCTTCGTCGAGCCCGGCTCCCCGCTGGTGTCGTCCGCCATGGAGGACAACCAGGTGGACCACATGACGTACCTGGCGCGACGGCTCCCCGGCGCCACGGTGCGGGACGAGCCCGGGTTGCTGCTCGTCGACTGCGGCCTGCCCACCGATACATTCAACGTGGTGTGCCGCACCCGGCTGCGGCCGCAGGACGCGGACGCGCGCATCACCGCCGCCGTGGCGCACTTCCGCGCAAAGGCCTTCCCCTTCGCCTGGTGGGTGGGCCCGGGCGCCGCGCCGGAGGACCTCGACGCGCGCCTCACGGCCCATGGGCTGGTGCGCGCCGAAGAGGAGCAGGGCATGGCCATGGACCTGTCGCGGCTGCCGGCCCCCACCCTGCCCCCGGGCGTGTCCGTCCGCCGCGTCTCCACCGAGCGCGAGCTGGCGGACTTCGCCCGCGTCGTGGCCTCCAACTGGGAGCCGCTGGACCCCCACGTCCTGGACTTCTACGTCCGGACGGCGCGCGCCTCGCTCGCGCACGACAGCCCCGTGCGTTTCTTCCTGGGCCTGCTGGACGGTGAGCCCGTGGCCACCAGCGAGTGTCACCTGTCTCACGGCGTGGCGGGGCTCTACTCCGTCTCCACGCTGAAGGCCTTCCGGAGGCGGGGCCTGGGCGCCGCGCTCACCCTGGCGCCGCTGCTGGACGCCCGGGAGGCAGGCTACCGGACGGCGACGCTCCAGGCCTCCGCGGAGGGCCAGCCCGTCTACGCCCGGCTCGGCTTCGAGCCGCGCGGCGTCTTCCGCGTGTACCAGCCGACAGGCCCCCGGACGTAG
- the cheB gene encoding chemotaxis-specific protein-glutamate methyltransferase CheB has translation MTGSGAPLLRVLVVDASAVVRQDVAALLRAAGGFEVSAAANAPAALQKLQRVRPEVVLLCIQPPDTAGLPLLRELVTRGVPVVVCVKARVRDEVVAREALRAGASTLLHWPVAGLRAHLAVVAGALAVTLLSAGRPSPRAPARQGTAVAVEPRPRPVLARTWARQVVAVGASTGGPAALRQLLSALPEDAPGLLVVQHMPEPFATSFARNLAEECRVTVRRAESGDRVCPGTALMAPGDQHLRLVACTGGLAVELSDEPPFRHHRPSVDVLFRSVAEVAGPDAVGVLLTGMGDDGADGLMAMLRAGAATFAQDEATSVVYGMPRAAVLRGAAEHSLPLDALPAAILDAASRRGPSPAHARPLHEDAG, from the coding sequence ATGACGGGCTCCGGAGCGCCGCTGCTGCGGGTGCTGGTGGTGGATGCCTCGGCGGTGGTGCGCCAGGACGTCGCGGCGCTGCTGCGCGCGGCGGGAGGCTTCGAGGTGTCGGCAGCGGCCAACGCGCCCGCCGCGCTCCAGAAGCTGCAGCGGGTCCGCCCCGAGGTCGTCCTGCTCTGCATCCAGCCCCCGGACACCGCGGGCCTGCCCCTGCTGCGGGAGCTGGTGACGCGCGGCGTGCCGGTGGTGGTGTGCGTGAAGGCCCGCGTGCGAGACGAGGTCGTGGCGAGGGAGGCGCTGCGCGCGGGCGCGTCCACCCTCCTCCACTGGCCCGTGGCGGGCCTCCGGGCGCACCTGGCCGTCGTGGCCGGTGCCCTGGCCGTCACGCTCCTGTCGGCCGGAAGGCCTTCTCCGCGGGCGCCCGCCCGCCAGGGCACGGCGGTGGCGGTGGAGCCACGCCCCCGGCCGGTGCTCGCCCGGACCTGGGCGCGCCAGGTGGTGGCGGTGGGCGCGTCGACGGGAGGGCCGGCGGCCCTGCGCCAGCTGCTGAGCGCGCTGCCCGAGGACGCCCCCGGCCTGCTGGTGGTGCAGCACATGCCGGAGCCCTTCGCCACCTCCTTCGCGCGCAACCTGGCGGAGGAGTGCCGCGTCACGGTGCGGCGGGCCGAGTCCGGCGACAGGGTGTGCCCCGGGACGGCGCTGATGGCGCCGGGAGACCAGCACCTGCGACTCGTCGCGTGCACCGGAGGCCTCGCGGTGGAGCTGTCGGATGAGCCCCCCTTCCGTCACCACCGCCCCAGCGTGGACGTCCTCTTCCGCTCGGTGGCGGAGGTGGCCGGGCCGGACGCGGTGGGCGTGCTGCTCACCGGCATGGGCGACGACGGCGCGGACGGGCTGATGGCCATGCTGCGCGCCGGAGCCGCCACCTTCGCCCAGGACGAGGCCACCAGCGTCGTGTACGGCATGCCACGGGCGGCAGTCCTGCGGGGCGCGGCGGAGCACTCGCTGCCGCTCGACGCGCTGCCGGCGGCCATCCTCGACGCGGCCTCGCGACGAGGCCCCTCCCCGGCGCACGCACGTCCACTCCACGAGGATGCGGGGTAG
- a CDS encoding double zinc ribbon domain-containing protein, producing the protein MLSALLDLLYPPACLACAKVLPGPGAFFCEPCDTALERLPPACCRTCAEPGTFPGATCPRCRTAPPPFSRAWAPFAHEGPLARAIHRFKYEDHPELAGPLGALLAGEAQGFLARAPAFVVALPLHTRRYHARKYDQAQLLAGSLAKATGREAPVGWLTRTRETERQVGLNEAERAHNVASAFNATSRVAGREVLLLDDVFTTGATARAAAHALREAGASHVEVLTLARAFSLS; encoded by the coding sequence GTGCTGAGCGCACTGCTGGACCTGCTCTATCCGCCGGCGTGCCTCGCCTGCGCGAAGGTGCTGCCCGGCCCCGGGGCCTTCTTCTGCGAGCCGTGCGACACCGCGCTGGAGCGGCTGCCTCCCGCGTGCTGCCGCACCTGTGCGGAACCGGGGACGTTTCCCGGCGCCACCTGCCCCCGGTGCCGCACGGCGCCGCCCCCGTTCTCTCGCGCCTGGGCGCCCTTCGCGCACGAGGGGCCCCTGGCCCGTGCCATCCACCGCTTCAAGTACGAGGACCACCCCGAGCTGGCCGGACCCCTGGGAGCGCTGCTGGCGGGTGAGGCGCAGGGCTTCCTCGCCCGGGCGCCCGCCTTCGTGGTGGCGCTGCCGCTGCACACCCGCCGCTACCACGCGCGCAAGTACGACCAGGCGCAGCTGCTGGCCGGCTCGCTGGCGAAGGCCACCGGCCGCGAAGCCCCGGTGGGCTGGCTCACGCGCACCCGCGAGACGGAGCGGCAGGTGGGGCTCAACGAGGCGGAGCGCGCGCACAACGTCGCCAGCGCCTTCAACGCAACTTCCAGAGTGGCCGGCCGCGAGGTGCTGCTGCTGGACGACGTCTTCACCACCGGTGCCACCGCCCGCGCCGCTGCCCACGCCCTGCGCGAAGCCGGGGCCTCGCACGTCGAAGTGCTGACGCTGGCTCGGGCCTTCAGTCTGAGCTGA
- a CDS encoding arylamine N-acetyltransferase family protein produces MFDANRHLERIGASASASLAELHRAHLESVPFENLDIHQKRPIRLDTDAFFEKVVVQRRGGFCYELNGLFARLLQALGYPVTLLSARVATSPDGSAYGPEFDHLALQVEDAHGTWLADVGFGECFREPLRLDVREVQTRLGRRYRLTPDGDGLLYWSEAESGWEVEYALSLVPRALADFAGMCHFHQTSPESHFTRRRLCSRATPGGRITLKEGALLITRDGAREERPLADEDAWRRALAEHFGLTP; encoded by the coding sequence ATGTTCGACGCCAACCGGCATCTCGAGCGCATCGGCGCCAGCGCGAGCGCCTCGCTGGCGGAGCTGCACCGGGCCCACCTGGAGTCCGTGCCCTTCGAGAACCTGGACATCCACCAGAAGCGGCCCATCCGGCTCGACACGGACGCCTTCTTCGAGAAGGTCGTCGTCCAGCGGCGCGGCGGCTTCTGCTACGAGCTCAACGGCCTCTTCGCGAGGCTGCTCCAGGCGCTCGGCTACCCGGTGACGCTGCTGTCGGCGCGCGTGGCCACCTCGCCCGACGGCAGCGCCTACGGCCCCGAGTTCGACCACCTGGCGCTCCAGGTCGAGGACGCACACGGGACGTGGCTCGCCGATGTGGGCTTCGGAGAGTGCTTCCGCGAGCCGCTGCGCCTGGACGTGCGCGAGGTCCAGACACGGCTCGGCCGCCGCTACCGGCTCACCCCGGACGGGGACGGCCTCCTCTACTGGAGCGAGGCCGAGTCCGGCTGGGAGGTCGAGTACGCGCTGTCCCTCGTGCCCCGCGCGCTCGCGGACTTCGCCGGCATGTGCCACTTCCACCAGACCTCACCGGAGTCCCACTTCACGCGGCGCCGCCTGTGCTCGCGCGCGACGCCCGGCGGCCGCATCACCCTCAAGGAGGGCGCGCTCCTCATCACCCGCGACGGGGCCCGCGAGGAGCGGCCCCTCGCGGACGAGGACGCCTGGCGGCGGGCACTCGCCGAGCACTTCGGCCTCACCCCCTGA